Proteins encoded by one window of Mercenaria mercenaria strain notata chromosome 4, MADL_Memer_1, whole genome shotgun sequence:
- the LOC123550902 gene encoding WW domain-containing oxidoreductase-like, producing the protein MGGSSSHAISPLPVGKTIIITGGNTGIGYETAKSIAMMGGNVILAVRTEERGKSAISKMEAEYEEKKSKGDVYGIVEKEKLDVQYHLCDMTSLKSVMQFIEWFKSTGLVCDVLICNACTYSLKEVFTDDKWEATYQVNYIAHFLLVSHLLPIICQAGNECRIVIITSEVHQNAVFDPEYAANSKMKNYSGYDAYANCKLFQIMLMYSLDKILEHHPKVDVLCVDRGKLDALVFPNDPHSSEGFNCHFCCMKCCGKLKHDADGAETTIYAALDPHLAGLSRGYFLRARDKPRWPSREARNKELQEYLWKHTIENLNEYLDGDSLKILGEH; encoded by the exons GGATTGGATATGAAACAGCAAAGAGTATTGCAATGATGGGTGGCAATGTTATACTGGCAGTAAGAACAGAAGAAAGAGGAAAATCT GCTATATCTAAAATGGAGGCAGAGTATGAAGAGAAGAAGAGTAAGGGAGATGTGTACGGTATAGTGGAAAAGGAGAAATTAGACGTACAGTATCATCTCTGTGATATGACCTCGCTGAAATCTGTCATGCAGTTCATAGAATGGTTCAAGTCAACAGGCCTTGTTTGCGATGTGCTTATATGTAATGCTTGTACATATTCCTTGAAGGAAG TTTTTACGGATGATAAATGGGAGGCGACATACCAGGTGAACTATATTGCCCACTTTCTGTTGGTATCCCACCTCCTGCCAATTATATGTCAGGCCGGGAATGAATGTCGTATTGTTATCATTACAAGTGAGGTACATCAGAATGCTGTTTTTGATCCAGAATATGCTGCAAACAGTAAAATGAAGAATTACAGTGGATATGACGCATACGctaattgtaaattatttcaa ATAATGTTGATGTATAGTTTAGACAAAATACTGGAGCACCACCCCAAGGTAGATGTTCTATGTGTTGATCGAGGTAAACTTGACGCTCTTGTCTTCCCCAATGATCCTCATTCCAGCGAGGGGTTCAACTGCCATTTCTGCTGTATGAAATGCTGTG GGAAACTAAAACATGATGCAGATGGAGCAGAGACAACAATATATGCAGCACTTGATCCCCACCTTGCAGGTCTCAGTAGAGGCTACTTTCTGAGAGCCAGAGACAAACCAAGATGGCCAAGTAGGGAAGCTAG gaataaaGAGCTGCAGGAGTATCTATGGAAGCATACAATAGAGAACCTGAATGAATATTTGGATGGAGACAGCTTGAAAATTCTTGGGGAACATTAA